The Kribbella sp. HUAS MG21 genome includes the window GACGCGAACGCCGACCCGTCGATGCCGGACGCGAAGCCGTACGGCGTGCACATGGACTTCGGCGGCTGCGGGTTCGCGTTCTCGGACGTCAAGGTGACGAACACCGAGAGCGACCCGTACCACGGGCCGTCGGCCGGGCCGTGCGACACGTTCTCGAACGTGAGCTGGGAGGCCGGGTTCGACGACTCCAAGATGCAGTACGACCGGATCGGCGTACTGCCTTCGTTCCCCTACGAGAAGCCCTAGAGGTCATGGATACGGAAAGGTTTGCAGGCAAGGTCGCGCTGATCACCGGAGGAGCCTCCGGGATCGGCGCGGCCACCGCCCGCCGCATCACCGCCGAAGGCGGCACAGTCGTCGTCTGCGACCGCGACCGCGCGGCCGCGGAGCGGCTCGCCGCCGAGCTGAACGGCGCGGCGCGGGCGTTCGAGCTCGATGTCACCGACCTGGCGCGGACTGTCGAGGTGGTTGCCGAGGTGGGACAGGTGCACGTGCTGGTGTGTGCCGCAGGGGTGGATGTTTGTGACACCGTGCCGAACACCTCGCCCGACGAATGGCGGACGATTCTCGACGTCGACCTGACCGGCGTCTACATCTCGTGCCGCGCGGTGCTGCCCGGTTTCGTCGAGCAGGGTGGTGGCGCGATCGTCACGATTTCGTCGGCGATCGGCACCGTCGGGGAGCGGAACCGGTCGGCGTACTGCGCGGCGAAGGCCGGCGTGGAGAACCTGACGCGCGCGATGGCCCTCGACCACGGCCGCGCCGGTGTCCGCGCGAACTGCGTGGCGCCCGGCCTGATCGACACGCCGCTGATCCGCAACGGCAAGGTCGGCGGCGAGGACGACCCGGGCGCGATGCAGGCGATGGTCGACCGCCACCACGCCCTCGGACGGATCGGCCGGCCGTCCGAGGTCGCCGCGGCGATCGCGTTCCTGGCCAGTGACGACGCGTCGTTCATCACCGGCGCGGTGCTGCCGGTCGACGCGGGATGGACGGCGCAATGAACATCCTCGGCGGCTACCGGGTACTGGACGTATCCGTGGCGATGGCCGGTCCGCTGGCGGCGATGCGGCTCGGCGACCTCGGTGCGGACGTGGTGAAGGTCGAGCCGGTGACCGGCGAATGGCAGCGGCACACCTCCGCCGGCGGTGCCGCCGGCAACGAGGTGAACGCGTCTTTCCTGTCGCTGAACCGCAACAAGCGCAGCCTCGCCGTGGACCTCAAGTCCGACGAGGGCCGTGAACTCCTCTACGACCTGGTGCGCACGGCCGACGTGTTCCTGCAGAACTACCGCCCCGGCGTAGCCGCACGCCTAGGCGTCGACTACGAGACCCTGCGCGCACTGAAGCCGTCCCTGGTCTACGTATCGATCTCCGGGTACGGCGAGAGCGGCCCGTACGCCGACTGGCCTGGCCAGGACCTACTGGTACAGGCGATGAGCGGTGCCCTCTTCAGCGCCGGCCGTCCGGACGAGCCGCCCGTCGCCGCGCCGTACTTCCTGGCCGACGCGGTCACGGCGTACAGCGCCTTCGAAGGCGTGCTGGCCGCGCTGCTGCACCGGGAGCGGACCGGCGAGGGCCAGCTCGTCCAGGTGAACATGCTCGACGCCGTCATCGCCCTGCAGATGCAGGAGCTGTCGGTGCACACCGTCGGCGGCGTACCGCAGACGCGGTCCGAGCAGGTCCACGCGCACAGCTACATCCGCGCGCCGTACGGCATCTTCACCACCGCGGACGGCTACATCTCGCTGGCGTTCGCGAACCTCCCGGTGCTGGCCGAAGTACTGGACGCGCCGCAACTGGCCGGCCTGGACGCGGAACGGGACGGGTTCGCGCGCCGTGACGAGATCGCCGCGGCGGTGTCGACGGCACTGCGCCGCGAGACGACCGAGCACTGGATGCTCAAGCTGCGCGAGCGCGGCGTGTGGTGCGGCCCGGTGCTGTCGTACGACGACCTGCGCACGGATCCGCAGGTGCTGCACAACGAGTCGTTCGTGACGTATGAGCACCCGACCGAGGGCACTGTGACGACACCTGGCTTCCCGTACCGCTTCAGCCGGACACCTGCCGACGTACGGCGCCCTGCTCCGTTGGTCGGTGAGCACACCGACGAGCTGCTGACGGAGCTCGGTGTGTCGCCGGCGAGACGGCAGGCGCTGCTGGAGAAGGGCGCGGTACGCCATGGATGACGGCCGGATCCGCTTCGAGCAGGACGGGCACGTCGGGCTGCTGACGCTCGACCGGCCCGCGAAACTGAACGCGGCCACCCGCTCGATGAGTGCCGAGCTGCTCGAGCTGATCCCGCGCATCGACGAGGACCCGTCGATCCGCGCGGTCGTGGTGACCGGCGCGGGCGACCGCGCGTTCTCGGTCGGCAGCGACATCGGCGAGCTCGACCGGTACGACGGCCCGTGGCACTTCCGGAACCGGCGCGACTACTGCGACGCGCTGCGCTCGCTGCGGACACCGGTGATCGCGGCGGTGAACGGGTACGCGTACGGCGGCGGACTGGAGCTGGCGCTGTCCTGCGACATCCGGCTCGCCTCCGCGACGGCGAGCTTCGCCGCGGCCGAGATCAAGCTCGGGTGGATCGGCGGCGGGGGAGTGACGGCACTGCTCGCGGCTTCGGTGCCGGCGAGTGACGCGGCGATGCTGCTGCTCACCGGCGACCCGATCGACGCGGTCGAAGCACTCCGGATCGGTCTGATCAGCAGGATCCTGGCGGCCGACGACTTGTTGCCCACCGCAACCGAGCTCGCACACCGGATCGCGGCGCGGCCACCGGTCGCCGCCGCGGCGGCGAAGGCGAACCTCCGCGCGGCCTGGTCGATGGGCCTGGAGGCCGCGATCCAGTACGAGCGCGAGCTGCAGGCCGTTGCGCTGGGCACCCAGGATGCCGCCGAAGGGCGCGCGGCGTTCGCTGAACGTCGTACCGGAACCTTCGAAGGACGGTGAGTCGTGGCTGACGAGATCGCGCCGGGAATCCATCGGCTGGCAACGGACTACCCGCACGTCTGCGGGCTGCCGCTCTGGCTGCACGTCATCGACGCGGGCTCGGAGCTCGTCCTGCTGGACGCCGGCATCGCGTCGACACCGGAGTCGTCCACCGCGCCCGAGCTGGCCTCGCTCGGGCTCGGCCTGCCGGATCTGACGCTGGTGGTGAACAGCCATGCGCATCCCGATCACATGGGCGGCAACGCCGTACTGCGTCGGCACAGTGCGGCACGGTTCGCGGCGCCGGCGTTGGAGGCCGGGTGGCTCGAGGACAACGAGCGGCTGGTGTCCGAGCTGTGGGGTTCGGACCCGGACGCGATGGAACTGTCGGAGGCCGAACGGTCCGAGCTCTTCGAGATGCTGGACGAGCGGGTGCGGATCGACGTATTGCTGCGCGACGGGGACCGGCTGCCGGCCGAGCGTCCGCTGCGGGTGATCACGACGAGCGGTCACAGCCCCGGGCACATCGCCGTACTGGACGAGCCGTCGCGGACACTGTTCACCTTCGACGACGTGCAGGGGCGGGGGAGGCCGTTCCTCGACAGTGCGCTGTGGCTGGCGCCGCTCTACACCGACGTCGAGCGGTACGTGAGCGGGCTGACGCGGCTGCTCGAGCTGGACTTCGACCTGCTTGTGCCGTCGCACGGCGACGCGGTCGACGCGACTACCGGCCGGAGGCTGATCGAGGAGAGCCTCGAGTGGGTGACCGCCGTCGACACGCTCACCGTGCGGCTGCTCCGGACCCGCGGCTCGCTGACTGTGCGTGAGCTGGCCACGGCGATCGGGACCGAGCTCGGCACGTACGGCGGCATCAACCTGCAGACGGTCCGGATGGCGCGGGCGCACCTGGAACGCCTCGCCCGGCGCGGCGGCGCGGAGGCCCGCTGGCACCACCGTCCGTGAGGCACTGGCTCCGGATAGCGTTCAATTTCGGCACAACACACCGGTAAGGGTTTGCCGGACTGCCCAAATCGCGACAAGGTCGAACACAGGAGAACGGAAAGCGCTCTCCAGTGAGGGAGCGACGAATCGACCCTGGGAGTGTCGCGTGGCTCAAACAGACGGAGTTCTCAGCCCGCAAACCCGGACCCGGCCCGCCGAAGGGTCCGTCCACCGCGCCGGCGTGACCGGATCCGGACCACCGGGCACGGCTACGGACAGTAGATCACCGTCGGGCGGCAACCAACTGTCCTGGTGGGCGCGGGCACGCCGGGACAAGGTCATGCTGCTGATGGCCCTGCCCGGTCTGGCCCTGCTACTGGCCTTCCACTACCTGCCGCTGCTCGGGAACCTGATCGCGTTCCAGGAGTACCTGCCGTTCGTGCCGCTCGGGCGCAGCGCGTGGGTCGGCCTGGACAACTTCGCGGTGATCTTCAACGGCGACCCGGAGTTCCTGAACGCCCTCAAGAACACGCTGCTGATCACCGTGGTGCAGGTGATCTTCGTGTTCCCGGCGCCGATCGCGCTGGCGCTGCTGCTGAACAGCCTGCTGTCCGAGCGGATCAAGCGGGTCGTGCAGTCGGTGCTGTACCTGCCGCACTTCCTGTCCTGGGTGATCGTGATCGCGATCTTCCAGCAGATCCTCGGCGGCAGCGGGCTGATCAACAACTTCCTCCGCGAGCGCGGGATGGGCACGATCGACTTCCTCGGCAACCCGGACGGCTTCATCGCGCTGCTCACCAGCCAGGTGATCTGGAAGGACACCGGGTGGGGCACGATCCTGTTCCTCGCCGCGCTGACCCAGATCGATCCGGGGCTGTACGAGGCCGCGCGGGTCGACGGCGCCTCGCGCTGGCGGCAACTGTGGCATGTCACGGTGCCGGGGATCCGCGGGCTGATCATCCTGCTGCTGATCCTGCGGCTCGGCGACTCGCTCACGGTCGGGTTCGAGCAGATCATCCTGCAGCAGAACCTGGTCGGCAGACCGGCGAGCGAAGTACTCGACACGTACGTCTACAACAACGGCGTACTGGCCGGCCAATGGGGCGTGTCCGCCGCGGTCGGT containing:
- a CDS encoding SDR family oxidoreductase, which codes for MDTERFAGKVALITGGASGIGAATARRITAEGGTVVVCDRDRAAAERLAAELNGAARAFELDVTDLARTVEVVAEVGQVHVLVCAAGVDVCDTVPNTSPDEWRTILDVDLTGVYISCRAVLPGFVEQGGGAIVTISSAIGTVGERNRSAYCAAKAGVENLTRAMALDHGRAGVRANCVAPGLIDTPLIRNGKVGGEDDPGAMQAMVDRHHALGRIGRPSEVAAAIAFLASDDASFITGAVLPVDAGWTAQ
- a CDS encoding MBL fold metallo-hydrolase translates to MADEIAPGIHRLATDYPHVCGLPLWLHVIDAGSELVLLDAGIASTPESSTAPELASLGLGLPDLTLVVNSHAHPDHMGGNAVLRRHSAARFAAPALEAGWLEDNERLVSELWGSDPDAMELSEAERSELFEMLDERVRIDVLLRDGDRLPAERPLRVITTSGHSPGHIAVLDEPSRTLFTFDDVQGRGRPFLDSALWLAPLYTDVERYVSGLTRLLELDFDLLVPSHGDAVDATTGRRLIEESLEWVTAVDTLTVRLLRTRGSLTVRELATAIGTELGTYGGINLQTVRMARAHLERLARRGGAEARWHHRP
- a CDS encoding enoyl-CoA hydratase/isomerase family protein, translating into MDDGRIRFEQDGHVGLLTLDRPAKLNAATRSMSAELLELIPRIDEDPSIRAVVVTGAGDRAFSVGSDIGELDRYDGPWHFRNRRDYCDALRSLRTPVIAAVNGYAYGGGLELALSCDIRLASATASFAAAEIKLGWIGGGGVTALLAASVPASDAAMLLLTGDPIDAVEALRIGLISRILAADDLLPTATELAHRIAARPPVAAAAAKANLRAAWSMGLEAAIQYERELQAVALGTQDAAEGRAAFAERRTGTFEGR
- a CDS encoding CoA transferase; this translates as MNILGGYRVLDVSVAMAGPLAAMRLGDLGADVVKVEPVTGEWQRHTSAGGAAGNEVNASFLSLNRNKRSLAVDLKSDEGRELLYDLVRTADVFLQNYRPGVAARLGVDYETLRALKPSLVYVSISGYGESGPYADWPGQDLLVQAMSGALFSAGRPDEPPVAAPYFLADAVTAYSAFEGVLAALLHRERTGEGQLVQVNMLDAVIALQMQELSVHTVGGVPQTRSEQVHAHSYIRAPYGIFTTADGYISLAFANLPVLAEVLDAPQLAGLDAERDGFARRDEIAAAVSTALRRETTEHWMLKLRERGVWCGPVLSYDDLRTDPQVLHNESFVTYEHPTEGTVTTPGFPYRFSRTPADVRRPAPLVGEHTDELLTELGVSPARRQALLEKGAVRHG
- a CDS encoding ABC transporter permease subunit, coding for MLLMALPGLALLLAFHYLPLLGNLIAFQEYLPFVPLGRSAWVGLDNFAVIFNGDPEFLNALKNTLLITVVQVIFVFPAPIALALLLNSLLSERIKRVVQSVLYLPHFLSWVIVIAIFQQILGGSGLINNFLRERGMGTIDFLGNPDGFIALLTSQVIWKDTGWGTILFLAALTQIDPGLYEAARVDGASRWRQLWHVTVPGIRGLIILLLILRLGDSLTVGFEQIILQQNLVGRPASEVLDTYVYNNGVLAGQWGVSAAVGLVKGLIGVALVIGANKIAHIFGEAGVYQK